Proteins from one Candidatus Cloacimonadota bacterium genomic window:
- a CDS encoding PspC domain-containing protein: MKVKKTLYRDLKNNKIGGVCAGLAEYFGLDVSLVRIIWILLVLIFGTGILVYLVAWIIIPPKPEKFYGIEIIDDEEEKEGIHLSRDNRMIFGVCGGIAEYYDFDASIIRIIFLILILTFGFGFLVYILLALILSYKPEDKEGKIDEE, translated from the coding sequence ATGAAAGTAAAAAAGACTCTCTATCGCGATTTGAAGAACAACAAAATAGGTGGAGTTTGTGCAGGATTGGCTGAATATTTTGGTTTGGATGTATCACTCGTCAGAATCATTTGGATTCTTTTGGTTCTAATATTTGGAACCGGTATTTTGGTTTATTTGGTAGCCTGGATAATCATTCCACCAAAGCCGGAAAAATTTTATGGAATCGAAATTATTGATGATGAAGAGGAGAAAGAAGGAATTCATCTTAGCAGGGACAATCGGATGATTTTCGGTGTTTGCGGCGGAATAGCAGAATATTATGATTTTGACGCATCGATCATAAGAATTATATTTCTTATTTTAATTCTTACATTCGGATTTGGATTTCTGGTTTATATTTTATTAGCACTAATTCTATCGTATAAACCGGAAGACAAAGAGGGAAAAATTGATGAGGAATAG